Genomic DNA from Peribacillus simplex:
GAAGCATTTCATCAGATAAATCCACACCGGTGACTTCGAATCCGTGTTGCGCCAATTCAACGGTCATCTCCCCGGTTCCACACGCTAAATCCAAGACTTTCCTTCCGCCAATTCCATACTGTTCCAGCTTCGCCGTAAGGATCATCAGCCATTTTTCATAAGGCGCGTCCTTCATCAATTCATCGTATACATAGGCAAAGCGTTCGTACGTCATGAAGTCAGTTCACTCTCTAGATCTTCAAAAGGTGCATCTCCCCATAAACGTTCGAGGTTATAGTAGTTTCTTTCATCTTTATGGAAAATGTGGGCCACTACATCGCCAAGATCGACAAGCACCCATTTCGCCTCGTCAAAACCTTCAAGACGTTTTACAGTGATTCCGGATTCATCAGCTTTGCTCTTCATTTCACGGGCTATTGCTTGTACTTGTTTTTCAGAATTACCATGGCAGATCAAAAAGTAATCCGCTACAAGGGAAATACCTTGCATATTCAATGCCACGATATCCTCCGCTCTTTTATCATCCGCCGCTTTTGCTGCAATTACTAGAAGTTCACGTTCAGTCATTACATCTTCTCCTTCAAATTCATGATCAAATCATTATATGTCTTAAATGTGTCAGGGTAAATTGCCTGATTTCTTTTCATTAAAAAAACAACTGTATTCCTTAAGGCCTGAATGACAGCATGATCCAAATTTTGCTTTGCCGTCTGCCTGACTTCGTCGACACCGGGAAAAGAACGTCCCGGCTCAATATAGTCAGCAAGGTATACGACTTTATCCATAAGGCTCATGCCAACCCTGCCAGACGTGTGATAGGCAATCGCATCCAAGATTTCAGCGTCCTGGATGCCAGCTTCCTTTTTCACCAGATAAGCCCCGACAGGAGCGTGCCACAGCTCCATATTGTATTCAAGTAACGCCGGGTCCATTTTTTCAGCGATTATTATTTGCTCCATTTCCTCTTTTGGACGAAATTTTGCATAATCATGGAAAATGGCTGCCAGTTCGGCTTTTTTGACGTCGGCACCATACCGTTCAGCAAGTTCAATCGCAGACTCGGCCACACCCAAGGTATGAATGTACCTGCGCTCGGTGATTTGTTCTTTGACCAGCGCCAATGCTTTCTCACGATTCATATAAACCATTCCCTTTAATATACTTCACCACTGGATCTGCTATTAAATATTTCACGGTTTTCCCCGTTCTTAACTTCCTTCGTATCATGGAAGACGAAATGAACATCTGGGGGACTTTCACCATCGTGATTGGGTATAAGGTCTTTTCGTTATATCCAGGGCGCTTCACCCCGACGAAATTGACCATATGCACCAGCTCGTCGATACGGTGCCAATTTGGTAAGTACTCAATCATATCTGCGCCAATTATGAAATAGAACTCATTGGTTGGCTCAAGTTCTTTCAGCAATTTTATTGTGTCATACGTATAAGATGTGCCTTTTCTTTCTATTTCAATACCCTCAATATAAAAAGATGGGTTTCCGGCTATCGCGTTTTCCAACATGGCCAGCCTGTCCATATCGGTTACTTCCTCCGATTTTTCCTTATGTGGAGGAACGTGATTTGGCATGAACCTGATTTCATCTAGATTAAGGGCATCCAGCACTTCATTCGCTATAATTAAATGCCCGATATGCGGAGGATTGAATGTACCGCCAAGAATTCCAATTTTTTTCATAGATAGGTTCCTTAAGGTAGTTTAAGTTGTTTGTTTTCTTTTGATTCTTTATACAGCACAATGGTGTTGCCGATAATCTGAACCAATTCCGCCCGTGCACCTTTTGATAAAGAAAGTCCCACATCATCGCGGTCCTCTTCACAGTTTTGCAGGATGCTGACCTTGATTAATTCACGTACTTCAAGCGCCTCACCAATTTGCTTGATGAGATTATCATTGACGCCGCCTTTACCAACTTGAAATATTGGATTGAGGTGATGGGCCTTTGATCGTAAAAATCTTTTCTGTTTTCCAGTTAACATGTGTTACCTCCTAGTTTGTTCAAGACAATATCTGTCATTCTTGCTGTATCCGGCATAATGCCTGTCCATATCTCAAATGCGAGCGCGGCCTGGTTGATGAACATCCCCAAACCATTTTGCGTTTCCGCCCCTTTTTCCCCCGCTTCACGCAGCAGTTTGGTTTGCAGAGGGTTATAGATGATATCACTGACAATTGCACCGGTTTTAAGCTGGTCGACCTTCAACGGTGAATGATCCAATTCCGGGCTCATTCCTGAAGAAGTCGTTTGGATGATTAAATCATATTGTGATAAGCTTTCTTCCGCTTCGATAATCGAGAGTGCCTTCGATACTTTATCATATGGGCAATCAGAAACAAGCTGGGCCGCCCTTTCCTTTGTCCGGTTTGCAATATCAACTTGCTTTACCCCTTCTTTTACGAGGGTAAAATAAATCGCACGCGCAGCACCGCCCGCTCCGATCACTAACGTTTTTTTAGCCTTGATGTCACCTGATATTTCATCGCATAAGGATTTGAAAAATCCTTTTCCGTCTGTATTATACCCTATAAACCGACCATTTTTGTTAACAACCGTATTTACAGCCCCGATTGCAAGGGCCAGTTCATCCACTTCATCAAGGAAAGGGATGATTGAAGTCTTATGAGGAATCGTGATGTTAAACCCTTCTATACCAAGGGCTTTCATGCCTTTCACGGCATCGTTCAAACCTTCTTTCGTCACATGGAAATGATGATAAACCGCTTCTATATTTTCTTTTTCAAATGCATCATTATGGATGTCCGGTGACATCGAATGTGCAATTGGATCTCCCATTACCCCATAAATCTTTTTCATAGACTAGACGACCCCTATATTTAGATTAATGATTTGCGAACGATCACATTGACGCCCTTTGGAACATGTGCAACGATTTTAGCTCCCGGCTCATTGACCGTCACCCAGCCAAGACCAGAAAACACAATATCCATTTTACCATCTTTCAAGGAGAATTCATGTGGAATCAGCTTCGGAAACTCCTCGATTTGTTCAGGCCGCGGGGGCGTCAGTAATTCCCCGGCATGGTTTTTATACAATTCATCGGCATTTTCAAGTTTCGTACGGTGAATATTCAATTCATTCGAAAGGTAGCAAGTCAATGAACGCCTTCCGCCTGAGACATAGTCCAACCGGGCCAACCCTCCGAAAAATAGCGTCTGCGCTTCATTCAGTTGGTACACTCTCGGCTTGATTTCCTTTTTCGGCATGATCACCTTGAAGTCCCGCTTGTCCACATAATGAGCCATTTGATGATGATTAATGATTCCAGGTGTATCGATCAATGCCTTTTCATCATCCAAAGGAATTTCGATCATATCCAAGGTAGTCCCAGGGAAATGGGAAGTCGTGATGATATCACTTTCTCCGCTCACTTCTTTTATAAGCCGGTTGATGAAAGTCGATTTCCCTACATTCGTACAGCCCACCACATAGACATCTTTACCTTTGCGATACCGCTCGATCGCATCAGCCGCTTCAAGTATGTGCTTTCCCTTTTCCGCACTGACAAGCAGGACATCAACCGGGTTAAGACCCAATTCCTTGGACGATTGCTTCATCCAATTGATCAACTTGTTCGTTTTTACGGATTTAGGCAATAAATCAACCTTATTTCCAATCAGAAGAACATCATTTCTTCCTACAAATCGATGCAGGCCAGGCAGCCAGCTTCCATTGAAATCAAATA
This window encodes:
- the rsfS gene encoding ribosome silencing factor, translated to MTERELLVIAAKAADDKRAEDIVALNMQGISLVADYFLICHGNSEKQVQAIAREMKSKADESGITVKRLEGFDEAKWVLVDLGDVVAHIFHKDERNYYNLERLWGDAPFEDLESELTS
- the yqeK gene encoding bis(5'-nucleosyl)-tetraphosphatase (symmetrical) YqeK is translated as MNREKALALVKEQITERRYIHTLGVAESAIELAERYGADVKKAELAAIFHDYAKFRPKEEMEQIIIAEKMDPALLEYNMELWHAPVGAYLVKKEAGIQDAEILDAIAYHTSGRVGMSLMDKVVYLADYIEPGRSFPGVDEVRQTAKQNLDHAVIQALRNTVVFLMKRNQAIYPDTFKTYNDLIMNLKEKM
- a CDS encoding nicotinate-nucleotide adenylyltransferase, translated to MKKIGILGGTFNPPHIGHLIIANEVLDALNLDEIRFMPNHVPPHKEKSEEVTDMDRLAMLENAIAGNPSFYIEGIEIERKGTSYTYDTIKLLKELEPTNEFYFIIGADMIEYLPNWHRIDELVHMVNFVGVKRPGYNEKTLYPITMVKVPQMFISSSMIRRKLRTGKTVKYLIADPVVKYIKGNGLYES
- the yhbY gene encoding ribosome assembly RNA-binding protein YhbY, whose amino-acid sequence is MLTGKQKRFLRSKAHHLNPIFQVGKGGVNDNLIKQIGEALEVRELIKVSILQNCEEDRDDVGLSLSKGARAELVQIIGNTIVLYKESKENKQLKLP
- the aroE gene encoding shikimate dehydrogenase, giving the protein MKKIYGVMGDPIAHSMSPDIHNDAFEKENIEAVYHHFHVTKEGLNDAVKGMKALGIEGFNITIPHKTSIIPFLDEVDELALAIGAVNTVVNKNGRFIGYNTDGKGFFKSLCDEISGDIKAKKTLVIGAGGAARAIYFTLVKEGVKQVDIANRTKERAAQLVSDCPYDKVSKALSIIEAEESLSQYDLIIQTTSSGMSPELDHSPLKVDQLKTGAIVSDIIYNPLQTKLLREAGEKGAETQNGLGMFINQAALAFEIWTGIMPDTARMTDIVLNKLGGNTC
- the yqeH gene encoding ribosome biogenesis GTPase YqeH, coding for MNNHQELVCIGCGVKVQTEDPKELGFAPKSALEKETIVCQRCFKLKHYNEVQDVSLTDDDFLKILNKVGETDSLIVKIVDIFDFNGSWLPGLHRFVGRNDVLLIGNKVDLLPKSVKTNKLINWMKQSSKELGLNPVDVLLVSAEKGKHILEAADAIERYRKGKDVYVVGCTNVGKSTFINRLIKEVSGESDIITTSHFPGTTLDMIEIPLDDEKALIDTPGIINHHQMAHYVDKRDFKVIMPKKEIKPRVYQLNEAQTLFFGGLARLDYVSGGRRSLTCYLSNELNIHRTKLENADELYKNHAGELLTPPRPEQIEEFPKLIPHEFSLKDGKMDIVFSGLGWVTVNEPGAKIVAHVPKGVNVIVRKSLI